Below is a window of Paramagnetospirillum magneticum AMB-1 DNA.
CTTCATCGATGAGCTTCTGGGCCTTGGCGCTCATGGCCTCGACCGAGTCGAAGCCGAAGCGGTGCAGTTCGCGCATGTAGGAATTGACCGCCACCAGCTTGCCGGCGGTCAGGATCATGCGGCCCCAGCCTTCGTGGTGAATCTTCATGATCGGCGCGATGGCGCGGCCGGTCTTGTTCTCGATGGCCATGGCGATGGCGTTGAAATACTGCTCGACCCGCCACAGGATGTCGGGGTCGGGATCGCCGAACAGCGGGATCTCCCGGCGCTGCTCCTTGCTAAGGATATAGGGCGCCAGCACGTCGTCATCCGACATGGATTCCCATGCCCCGCTCATGTCCTGGGCGCGGATGAACATGCACAGATTCTTGATGAAGGGATCCTGGGTGGCGGTGGCGGTCATGGCTGGACTCCTGTCGGTTATTCGTCGTCGTCGACGAAGCGCTCGTCGCCGGCCTCGCCGTCGCGCATGGCCTTTCTCAGCCACGGCGGCGGATTGCCCTTCAGCATGGTGCGGACCCGCTCGATCACATCCGAGATGGGCTCGTCGTTGGGCAGCTTGATGGGGTGGACGTTGACGCGGACCACGCGGGCGGCGGCCGGGCCGCCGATGGCGCGGCAGAACAGCAGGGCGGCGCCCTTCAGCGCGGAGATCTTGGCGGCCAGACGGTCCTCGCCGTCTTCCTTGTGGTTGCCGTCCTCGGCGGAGACGTTGTCGAACTGCACCGCTTCGAGGAAGCTGTGACCTTCGGGGCCAACGTCGTAGAACATGAAGGTCTTGGCGCTGGCGAAGTGGGCGTCGACGCGCTGGCGGTCCTGGGTGGCGACGGCGATTCTCATGTGACCTCCTTTGATCTTCGGTCTCGATCCCTGGGAAGGGGGCGCGGCGGGATCAACCAGCCGCAGCACTCTGGTGACCATGGGCGTGCTCCGACTGCTGGTGGGCGTGTCCGGGGCGCTCCATCAGGATGTTGCCCAATTGGGTGATCAGGTCCCGCGTGCCGCGGTAACCCGCCGATGTCAGGTGGGCGGCGCCCAGGCGGTCGAACACCGGAAAGCCGGCGCGGAACAGCGGGATGCCGTGATGGGCGGCCACCTGACGTCCATTGGAATTGGCGATGATCAGGTCGGCGCCGCCGGCCTCCAGGATCTGGTCCTCCAGATCCTCGAAATCGCCGACGATGATCCGTTCGGCCTTCAGCTCGGCCAGCATGGGGACGGGCTGGGTGGTGACCGCCGCCGCGACGGTGGCGCCCATGTCGGTGGCCAGCTTGCCCATGCTCCACAGCAAGGCGGGCTCGGCGGCGATGGCGATGGAGCGGCCGCCGAAATAGAAGTGGCCGTCCAGCATGGCGTCCACCAGCTGCGAGCGGGCGCGGCGCTGGCGGGCGGGAACGGGAACGCCGGCCACGGTGGACAGGCAGACCATCAGGCGGTCGACGGCATCCAGGCCGGTGACCCGGTCCAGCACCACCGAGGGAACGCCGGTGATGGTCTCGGCGGTCTTGGCGGCGATGCGCATGTGCTCGCCGATGGCGATGGTCAGGCGTGCCCGGCCCATCTCGCGCACCTGGGCGACGGCGGTGCCGCCCAGGGTGGTGGGGGTATAGGCGTCGGGCACATGGCCGTCCAGGGAGTCCGACAGGTCGGGCAGGACCATGGCCTCCAGGCCGAAATCGGCGATGATGTCCTTTAAGGCCTCCACGTCACCGGGGGTGAGATGGGCGCCGGGCAGCAGGTTGACCCGGTCCAGCTTGGCGTGGTTGCCGGACGGCTTGGCCAGGCTCTTGATGATGGCGGTCACCGCCTTGCCCCAGCCGGTCTCCAGCGAGCCCGAGAAGTCGGGGGCCGAGACGTCGACCACGGCGATATCGGCCAGTTCCTTGTTGCGTGCCCGAATGACCTTGACGTCGCCGGCCATGTCTTCGCCGCGGGTCTCGGTCAGGGCGGTGGAGATCAGGCCGATGATTTCCGGCTTGGCGCGCTTGGCGATGTTGAGGAGACCTTCCTCCACCTGGTCCATGCCACCCAGGATGGTGCTGATCTCGTTCATGGCGGTGGTCTGCAGCGGGATGGCCTCGCGGAAGTGGCGGACCATCATCACCAGGGCGAAGGCGGTGCAGCCCTGGGAGCCGTGGAACATGGGCAGGCAGCCCTTCATCCCCATGAAGGCCAGCGCCGCGCCCAGCGGCGCGCTGACCTTGAGCGGAGAGGTGGAAAGCGCCTTGTTGTGGTCGACGATAAGGGCCATCACGAATTCTCCCAGGGGGCGGGGGCGCGGACCTGCGCCCAGATCGGGCTGTTGATGGAAAGATCGATCTCGCGCACCAGGGCCACCATGCCGTCATAGGCGGCATAGCCGTGGTGGCGTTCCTGATTGATGTCGATCCAGGGGGTGCGGGCCTTCAGCGCCACGAATTGCGAACGTCCGCCCGACAGCATCATGTCGGCCTTGCCGTCCTTGAACATGGCGTACATGTCGCGCGGCGTGATGGCGTCGGCCAGCTTGTCCTCGTCGCCGCCCAGACGTTCCAGCGCCTTGGACTTGTCGGCCTCGGTGGCCTTGCGGACCGAGGAGCCCACCACTTCCATGCCCACTTCCTGCAGGGCCTGGATCACCGACCAGCTTTTGACGCCGCCGGTGTAAAGCAGCACCTTGCGGCCCGCCAGACGGGCCTTGTAGGGCTCCAGCCGCGCCCAGGCCTTGGCCTCTTCCTCGGCGATCAGAGCCTCGGTGCGGTCGGTCAGGGTGGGATCGGCGCCGCGCTCCACCAGCATGCGGGCGATGTTGCGCAGGGCGTCCGAGGTGTCGGAGATGCCGTAGAACGAGCCTTCGAAGTAGGGGATGCCCCACTTCTCCTTCATCTTGCGGGCGAGCGTCACCAGGGCCTGGGAGCACAGCACCATGTTGGCGCGCGCCGTGTGGCAGGCCGCCACCTCGCGATAGCGGGCGTCGCCGGTGATGGAGGCGCGCAGGCGGATCCCCAGGCGGGCCAGCAGGGGGCGGAACTGGTCCAGCTCGCCCGCCACGTTGTACTCGCCCAGGATATTGATGTCGCAGGGGCCGGCATCGTCGGGCTCCACCGTGCCGATCACATGCTCGAACAGCGCCTCGCCGCCTAAGCGGTTGCCCAGGTTCTTCGAGCCGACGAAGCCCGGCGAATTGATCGGGATCACCGGGGTGCCCAGGCGCTGGGTGGCGGCGCGGCACACGGCGTCCACGTCGTCGCCGATCAGCGAGCCGACACAGGTCTGGTAGACGAAGACGGCGGGCGGGTTGTGGCGGGCGATGGCCTGCTTGATGGCCTTGTAGAGCTTCTTCTCGCCACCGGCGATAATGTCCAGGTTGGTCAGATCGGTGGTGAAGCCCTTGCGGTAGAGGTCCGAGCCGCTGCTCCAGGAATTACGGCCGTCCCAGGAATTGCCCTCGCAGGCGATGGGGCCGTGGACGAGATGGACCACGTCGGTGATGGGCTGGAGCGCGATCTTGGCACCGTCGAAGGCGCAGCCGCCGGCGGCGGCGCCGGGGGTGAGCGACTTGCCGCAGCCCTTCTTGCGCTCACCTTCGGATTTCGCCTGGTTGGTGGCGCATCCGGGTTCGTGCATCAGTTCGGCGATCTTGGCCTTCAGCATGGCGGACCTCGCGTAAAGCGGTTCGGGTCCTGACTCGCAAGGGCCGTGCCATTAGTAAAAGTGGCGGAAATGCTGGGGGGTGCGCAAACGGCAACCGGCCATTGTCGGACATGCGACAATGGCCGGTGTCGGGGATGCGCTGCTTTTAGCGGCTGGTGCCCAGGCTGACGGGCAGACGGAACTCGAACGGCCGGATCTGGTTCTGGCAGTCGGGATGCTGGGTCAGGGCGTCGGAGATCTCGGTGGGCATGGGATAGCCCATGGCGAAGGCCCAAAGCCCCAGCTTGGCGTCGATGTCGGTCAGGCCCAGGGACACCAGCGAGGTGGTGACCCGGCGGCAGAAGGACGAGGCCTCCTGCTTCTGGACTTCGCTGTCGGTCTGGCTGATGGCGATGGGGACGATGTCCTGCTCCTTGAGGAAGGTGCCGATGCTCTTGCCGCCGCCCACCGGCTCGTCCAGGACGCGCATGGGGGTCAGCTTGGAGATCACGTCCGAGGCGCATCCCCCATCGAGGGCCTTGGTCAGGCAGGCCGCGTCGGTGAAGATGGAGCGCCGCCAGTCGTTGACCCCCACCCGCCACGTGCCGATCTTCATCTGGGGATCGATCTCCTCGTTATAGCCGGGGGCATAGAGGGTGACGACGCCGCAGGAATTGCTGCCGATCTGCTCCGGGGTGGTCACCAGGCTGATCTGCTCCGTGGCATTCTGGGCGAAGAGCTGGCCCAGCGCCTTGTCCCACAGCCGCGCCTCGGTCTGCATGCGCCCCTGGTTGAGGGTGGTGAGGATCTTGGCCTCGGGCGCCATGGCGGTGGTGGCCACCTTGGCCACCCGGAGGGCGGCGCTGAGGGCCCCGGTCTCCACGGTCTTGGAGAACTTGCTCTCGAACTGGACGTTGAGGGTGGCGCCGGGCTGCACCTTGATGAAGGTGTTCTGCCAGATCAGGTCGAGATTGGTGGTGAAGCTTTCCCCCTGCTGGCCGCTGTCGTGGCTGACCGCATACAGGGGGACGGTGGCCTGATAGGCGGGCTGGCTGTCCACGGTGATGGTGGCGGTCAGGGTGAAGCCGGTCTTGTCCGACCACAGGGCGCGCAGCAGCATGGGACGGGTGCGGACGCCATAGGCCATGGCGGTGTCGGCGTCCTGGCTGGAATAAAGCGCACCCAGGCGGACATAGTAGCTGCCCTGCTGGCTGTCCAGGCGGTCGCTGGTCACCACGCCCTTGCAGGTCTTGGTGTTGTCGATCTCCATGCGCAAATAGGGCAGCGACGCCTTGAGGTCTCCCTTGGGGCCGTCGGGCGCCAGCTTGCCCGATTGAGACGCGCAAGCCGACAGCATCAGCGCGGGCAAAAGACCCCCCAAAATCAGACGGTTCATTCCAATCCCCCTTCGGTGTCAGTCGTCGCATAATGCTTAATTTATACATGTATATATATGCGCGGTAAATGCTAACGCGGAATCCTAATTGCATTGAATACAATCATAAGAATACTTGTGGAGTCCGGGCGATGGCGTGGCGGGTGTGATAACCTTGCCGCCTATCGAGGGGAGGACAGCATGAGCGTGTGCGTGCGACCGGCGCGGCCGGAGGACAGTGGCGACATCCTGCGGCTTCTCCGCCTGCTGGCGGCGTTCGAGGGCGAGCCCGACGGCGTCGTCACCACCGAGGACACCATCCGCGCCGACGGCTTCGGGCCGGAGCGCCGGTTCGAGGCCCTGCTGGCCGAGGTCGATGGCGCCGTGCGGGGAATGGCGGTGCTGTACCAGGCCTATTCCAGTTGGCGCGGCGCTCCCACCCTGGTGGTGCATGACCTGTTCGTGGACGAGGCGGCGCGGGGGACGGGGGCGGGCAAGACGCTGCTGTCCGCCGCCGCCGCCCTGGCCATGGAGCGGGGCTGTTGCCGCATGGATGTCAACGTGGTGGCCTGGAACGCCGAAGGGCGGAAATTCTATGAGCGCCAGGGCTTTGCGGCGCTGCCCGACTGGCTGCCCCATCGCCTGGACCGCCAGGGGATGGAGCGGCTGGTAGGGGCGGGGAGGATTGGAGGTCAAGGAGGCCAGCCTCCTTGCGGGTGAAGGGCGGCACCCTTCGCAACTCATCCCCCAAACGAGAAGCCCCGGAGAGGGCGGGTTCCTCTCCGGGGCGGGTCTCACGCGTTATGGAAGGGTTGGGAGATCAACGCGTGAGGTCGTAGGAGATGTCGCTCGACGCGTCGGCCACCTCGAAGATCCGGTCGAGGATCTCGACCAGGGTCCGCAGCGCACCCTGGTAGCCCATGGTGGGGAAGCGGTGGTGGTGGTGACGGTCGAACACGGGGAAGGTCAGACGGATCAGGGGGATGCCGGTGTCCTTCTCCAGATACTTGCCGTAGGAGCTGCCGATGATCATGTCGGTCGGCTCGGTGAAGAGCAGGGAGCGCAGGTGCCAGAGGTCCTT
It encodes the following:
- a CDS encoding NifX-associated nitrogen fixation protein, which translates into the protein MTATATQDPFIKNLCMFIRAQDMSGAWESMSDDDVLAPYILSKEQRREIPLFGDPDPDILWRVEQYFNAIAMAIENKTGRAIAPIMKIHHEGWGRMILTAGKLVAVNSYMRELHRFGFDSVEAMSAKAQKLIDEGVATIEKYPDVAAA
- the nifX gene encoding nitrogen fixation protein NifX yields the protein MRIAVATQDRQRVDAHFASAKTFMFYDVGPEGHSFLEAVQFDNVSAEDGNHKEDGEDRLAAKISALKGAALLFCRAIGGPAAARVVRVNVHPIKLPNDEPISDVIERVRTMLKGNPPPWLRKAMRDGEAGDERFVDDDE
- the nifN gene encoding nitrogenase iron-molybdenum cofactor biosynthesis protein NifN, translating into MALIVDHNKALSTSPLKVSAPLGAALAFMGMKGCLPMFHGSQGCTAFALVMMVRHFREAIPLQTTAMNEISTILGGMDQVEEGLLNIAKRAKPEIIGLISTALTETRGEDMAGDVKVIRARNKELADIAVVDVSAPDFSGSLETGWGKAVTAIIKSLAKPSGNHAKLDRVNLLPGAHLTPGDVEALKDIIADFGLEAMVLPDLSDSLDGHVPDAYTPTTLGGTAVAQVREMGRARLTIAIGEHMRIAAKTAETITGVPSVVLDRVTGLDAVDRLMVCLSTVAGVPVPARQRRARSQLVDAMLDGHFYFGGRSIAIAAEPALLWSMGKLATDMGATVAAAVTTQPVPMLAELKAERIIVGDFEDLEDQILEAGGADLIIANSNGRQVAAHHGIPLFRAGFPVFDRLGAAHLTSAGYRGTRDLITQLGNILMERPGHAHQQSEHAHGHQSAAAG
- the nifE gene encoding nitrogenase iron-molybdenum cofactor biosynthesis protein NifE; translated protein: MLKAKIAELMHEPGCATNQAKSEGERKKGCGKSLTPGAAAGGCAFDGAKIALQPITDVVHLVHGPIACEGNSWDGRNSWSSGSDLYRKGFTTDLTNLDIIAGGEKKLYKAIKQAIARHNPPAVFVYQTCVGSLIGDDVDAVCRAATQRLGTPVIPINSPGFVGSKNLGNRLGGEALFEHVIGTVEPDDAGPCDINILGEYNVAGELDQFRPLLARLGIRLRASITGDARYREVAACHTARANMVLCSQALVTLARKMKEKWGIPYFEGSFYGISDTSDALRNIARMLVERGADPTLTDRTEALIAEEEAKAWARLEPYKARLAGRKVLLYTGGVKSWSVIQALQEVGMEVVGSSVRKATEADKSKALERLGGDEDKLADAITPRDMYAMFKDGKADMMLSGGRSQFVALKARTPWIDINQERHHGYAAYDGMVALVREIDLSINSPIWAQVRAPAPWENS
- a CDS encoding GNAT family N-acetyltransferase; its protein translation is MSVCVRPARPEDSGDILRLLRLLAAFEGEPDGVVTTEDTIRADGFGPERRFEALLAEVDGAVRGMAVLYQAYSSWRGAPTLVVHDLFVDEAARGTGAGKTLLSAAAALAMERGCCRMDVNVVAWNAEGRKFYERQGFAALPDWLPHRLDRQGMERLVGAGRIGGQGGQPPCG